The proteins below are encoded in one region of Bacillus vallismortis:
- a CDS encoding tRNA1(Val) (adenine(37)-N6)-methyltransferase, giving the protein MVSLRDDERLDYLLAEDMKIIQSPTVFAFSLDAVLLSKFAYVPIQKGKIVDLCSGNGIVPLLLSTRSKADILGVEIQERLHDMAVRSVEYNQLQDQIQMIHEDLKNMPEKLGHNRYDVVTCNPPYFKTPKQTEQNMNEHLRIARHEIHCTLEDVISVSSKLLKQGGKAALVHRPGRLLEIFELMKAYQIEPKRVQFVYPKQGKEANTILVEGIKGGRPDLKILPPLFVYNEQNEYTKEIRTILYGDK; this is encoded by the coding sequence ATGGTTTCATTACGTGATGATGAAAGATTAGATTATTTGCTGGCAGAGGACATGAAAATCATACAAAGTCCAACGGTGTTTGCATTTTCATTGGACGCTGTGCTGCTGTCCAAGTTTGCCTACGTTCCAATTCAAAAAGGAAAAATCGTTGATCTATGCTCAGGCAATGGCATTGTGCCGCTGCTGCTCAGCACAAGATCAAAAGCGGACATTCTTGGAGTTGAAATTCAAGAAAGGCTCCATGATATGGCTGTTCGCAGTGTGGAGTATAATCAGCTACAGGATCAGATTCAAATGATACATGAGGATTTGAAAAACATGCCGGAGAAGCTGGGACATAATCGATATGATGTTGTCACCTGCAATCCGCCGTATTTTAAAACGCCGAAGCAAACAGAACAAAATATGAATGAGCATCTTAGAATCGCAAGACATGAAATTCACTGCACATTGGAGGATGTCATTTCAGTCAGCAGCAAGCTGCTCAAGCAAGGGGGAAAGGCAGCCCTTGTTCACCGGCCGGGACGGCTATTAGAGATTTTTGAACTGATGAAGGCTTACCAAATCGAGCCGAAGCGTGTGCAATTTGTCTATCCGAAGCAAGGGAAAGAAGCCAATACCATTTTGGTTGAAGGCATTAAAGGCGGACGTCCGGATTTAAAAATACTCCCCCCTTTGTTCGTTTATAATGAACAAAATGAATACACAAAAGAAATCAGGACCATTTTATATGGAGACAAATAA
- the ricT gene encoding competence/sporulation regulator complex protein RicT, with protein MYNVIGVRFKKAGKIYYFDPNGFHIEHDSCVIVETVRGVEYGQVVIANKQVDEHDVVLPLRKVIRVADERDLLIVEENKQEALSAFDICQKKVAEHGLDMKLVDVEFTFDRNKVIFYFTADGRVDFRELVKDLASIFKTRIELRQIGVRDEAKMLGGIGPCGRMLCCSTFLGDFEPVSIKMAKDQNLSLNPTKISGLCGRLMCCLKYENDEYETAKEQLPDIGEMITTANGPAKVVGLNILERVLQVELINREKVIEYTWEELLEEGVVSAQTTD; from the coding sequence TTGTACAATGTAATTGGAGTCCGCTTTAAGAAAGCGGGTAAAATATATTATTTTGATCCAAATGGATTTCATATAGAACATGACAGCTGCGTTATTGTAGAAACTGTCAGAGGCGTTGAGTACGGCCAGGTCGTGATTGCGAATAAACAGGTGGATGAGCACGACGTCGTGCTGCCCCTTCGAAAAGTGATACGTGTGGCTGACGAGCGTGACCTTCTCATCGTAGAAGAAAACAAACAGGAAGCTTTATCAGCATTTGACATCTGTCAAAAGAAAGTGGCTGAACATGGCTTGGATATGAAGCTGGTCGATGTTGAATTTACGTTTGACCGCAATAAAGTTATTTTTTACTTCACTGCTGACGGTCGGGTAGACTTTAGAGAGCTTGTAAAAGATTTGGCCTCTATCTTTAAAACAAGAATTGAGCTGCGTCAAATCGGAGTAAGGGATGAGGCGAAAATGCTCGGAGGAATCGGTCCTTGCGGAAGAATGCTTTGCTGTTCAACGTTCCTTGGAGATTTTGAACCTGTTTCCATTAAAATGGCCAAGGACCAAAACTTGTCTTTAAATCCTACGAAGATTTCAGGTCTTTGCGGACGTCTGATGTGCTGTTTAAAATATGAGAACGATGAGTATGAGACGGCCAAAGAACAGCTTCCGGATATAGGAGAAATGATTACGACAGCCAACGGCCCTGCAAAGGTCGTCGGACTTAATATTCTGGAACGGGTGCTTCAGGTGGAACTGATAAACCGTGAAAAAGTGATAGAATATACTTGGGAAGAGCTCTTGGAAGAGGGCGTCGTATCCGCACAAACCACAGATTAA
- the yabA gene encoding replication initiation-control protein YabA — protein MDKKELFDTVINLEEQIGSLYRQLGDLKQHIGEMIEENHHLQLENKNLRKRLDDTTQQIEKFKADKKESKTQKTEQTDIGEGYDNLARLYQEGFHICNVHYGSVRKEDCLFCLSFLNKK, from the coding sequence TTGGATAAAAAAGAGTTATTTGATACCGTCATTAACTTAGAAGAACAAATTGGCTCACTGTACCGACAGCTGGGGGATTTGAAGCAGCATATCGGTGAGATGATTGAAGAAAATCATCATTTACAGCTTGAAAACAAGAATTTGCGCAAACGGCTGGACGATACGACGCAGCAGATTGAAAAGTTCAAAGCTGATAAAAAAGAATCAAAAACACAGAAGACAGAGCAAACTGATATAGGGGAAGGATATGATAATCTGGCACGTCTGTATCAAGAAGGATTTCATATCTGCAATGTTCACTATGGAAGTGTTCGAAAAGAAGATTGTCTGTTCTGTCTGTCATTCTTAAATAAAAAATAA
- the abrB gene encoding transition state genes transcriptional regulator AbrB translates to MKSTGIVRKVDELGRVVIPIELRRTLGIAEKDALEIYVDDEKIILKKYKPNMTCQVTGEVSDDNLKLANGKLVLSKEGAEQIISEIQNQLQNLK, encoded by the coding sequence ATGAAATCTACTGGTATTGTACGTAAAGTTGATGAATTAGGACGTGTAGTTATTCCTATCGAGTTGCGTCGTACTCTAGGAATCGCAGAAAAAGATGCTCTTGAAATTTATGTTGATGATGAAAAAATCATCCTTAAAAAATATAAACCAAACATGACTTGCCAAGTAACAGGTGAAGTTTCTGATGATAACCTTAAACTTGCAAACGGTAAATTAGTTCTTAGTAAAGAAGGCGCTGAGCAAATCATCAGCGAAATCCAAAACCAGCTTCAAAACCTTAAATAA
- the prtG gene encoding sporulation-specific protease PrtG, giving the protein MQFQIGDMVARKSYQMDVLFRIIGIEQTSKGNSIAILHGDEVRLIADADISDLVAVKKDEQMMRKKKDESRMNESLELLRQDYKLLREKQEYYATSQYQHEEHYFHMPGKVLHLDGDEAYLKKCLSVYKKIGVPVYGIHCHEKKMSASIEELLDKYRPDILVITGHDAYSKQKGNIDDLNAYRHSKHFVETVQNARKKIPHLDQLVIFAGACQSHFESLIRAGANFASSPSRVNIHALDPVYIVAKISFTPFMERINVWEVLRNTLTREKGLGGIETRGVLRIGMPYKSN; this is encoded by the coding sequence TTGCAATTTCAAATAGGAGATATGGTAGCCAGAAAATCCTATCAAATGGATGTTTTGTTTCGCATTATAGGAATAGAGCAAACAAGCAAAGGAAATTCAATCGCTATTTTGCATGGTGATGAAGTCAGGCTGATTGCTGATGCGGATATTTCTGATCTTGTAGCAGTAAAAAAAGATGAGCAAATGATGCGGAAAAAGAAAGATGAGAGCAGAATGAATGAATCGCTCGAATTGCTCCGCCAGGATTATAAGCTGCTCAGAGAAAAGCAGGAGTACTATGCGACAAGCCAGTATCAGCATGAGGAGCATTATTTTCATATGCCGGGCAAAGTGCTTCATTTGGACGGGGATGAAGCATATCTGAAAAAATGCCTGAGTGTCTATAAGAAAATTGGAGTGCCGGTCTATGGCATCCATTGTCATGAAAAGAAAATGTCTGCTTCTATTGAAGAATTACTCGACAAATATCGACCTGATATCTTGGTGATAACAGGTCATGATGCGTACTCAAAGCAAAAGGGCAACATTGATGATTTGAACGCGTACAGACATTCAAAGCATTTTGTTGAAACGGTTCAAAACGCACGAAAAAAAATCCCTCACTTAGATCAGCTTGTTATTTTTGCTGGGGCCTGCCAATCTCACTTTGAATCGCTGATAAGGGCGGGGGCCAATTTCGCGAGTTCACCATCAAGAGTTAACATTCATGCGCTTGATCCGGTGTATATCGTTGCGAAAATCAGTTTTACGCCGTTTATGGAACGAATCAATGTATGGGAAGTGCTCCGTAATACGCTGACAAGAGAGAAAGGGCTTGGAGGTATAGAAACACGAGGAGTGCTGAGAATTGGAATGCCTTATAAGTCAAATTAA
- a CDS encoding GIY-YIG nuclease family protein, with translation METNNHFFYVVKCKDNSWYAGYTNDLQKRVKTHNDGKGAKYTKVRRPVELIFAEAFSTKREAMQAEYYFKKMTRKKKELYIEEKRNSKEAVYVKTPNEL, from the coding sequence ATGGAGACAAATAACCATTTTTTCTACGTTGTGAAATGTAAAGACAATAGTTGGTATGCCGGGTATACCAACGATCTGCAGAAACGAGTAAAAACACATAATGATGGGAAGGGCGCAAAGTATACAAAAGTAAGACGTCCAGTTGAATTGATTTTTGCCGAAGCTTTCTCAACGAAGCGGGAAGCGATGCAGGCGGAATATTATTTCAAAAAAATGACTCGGAAGAAAAAAGAGCTTTATATAGAAGAAAAGCGGAACAGCAAGGAGGCTGTATATGTTAAGACGCCAAATGAGCTTTAA
- a CDS encoding ubiquitin-like domain-containing protein, with protein sequence MGERERRVDSLLDTLYNLSEEKEAFFITQKMKKLFSVKLSKSKVILVAACLLLAGSGTAYAAHELMKQSVSVSINGKKKHIRTHAKTVGDLLETLDIKTRDEDKITPAKQTKITADMDVVYEAAKPVKLTINGKEKTLWSTAKTVGALLDEQDVDVKEHDQIDPAIDTDILKDMQINIEPAFQVTVNDAGKQKKIWTTSTTVADFLKQQKMNIKDEDKIKPALDAKLTKGKADITITRIEKVTDVVEEKIAFDVKKQEDASLEKGEEKVVQKGKEGKLKKHFEVVKENGKEVSRELVKEETAEQSKDKVIAVGTKQSSPKVEKVSASGDSKTVVSRSDESTGKVMTVSSTAYTASCSGCSGHTATGVNLKNNPNAKVIAVDPNVIPLGSKVHVEGYGYAIAADTGSAIKGNKIDVFFPEKSSAYRWGNKTVKIKVLN encoded by the coding sequence TTGGGAGAAAGAGAGAGGAGGGTTGACAGCCTTTTAGATACTCTATATAATCTCTCCGAGGAGAAGGAGGCGTTTTTCATCACACAAAAAATGAAAAAGCTGTTTTCCGTAAAGCTTAGCAAAAGCAAAGTCATTCTGGTTGCTGCTTGTTTGCTTTTGGCAGGGAGCGGGACTGCGTACGCGGCTCATGAGCTGATGAAACAATCAGTCTCAGTTTCTATCAATGGCAAAAAGAAACATATACGCACACATGCAAAAACAGTCGGTGATCTTTTGGAGACGCTTGATATAAAGACAAGAGACGAAGACAAGATCACACCTGCTAAACAGACAAAGATCACAGCAGATATGGACGTTGTGTATGAGGCTGCAAAACCTGTCAAGCTTACAATAAACGGGAAAGAAAAGACATTATGGTCAACAGCAAAAACGGTCGGTGCATTACTGGACGAACAAGATGTTGATGTGAAAGAACACGATCAAATTGATCCCGCAATAGATACAGATATTTTGAAAGACATGCAGATTAACATAGAGCCCGCATTCCAGGTGACTGTGAATGATGCAGGAAAACAAAAGAAGATCTGGACGACTTCGACTACCGTCGCTGACTTTTTAAAACAGCAAAAGATGAACATAAAAGACGAAGATAAAATCAAGCCTGCGTTAGATGCAAAGCTGACGAAAGGAAAGGCTGATATTACAATTACTCGTATCGAAAAGGTCACCGATGTAGTTGAAGAGAAAATCGCGTTCGATGTGAAAAAGCAAGAAGACGCTTCTCTTGAAAAAGGGGAAGAAAAAGTCGTCCAAAAAGGAAAAGAAGGCAAGCTTAAAAAACATTTCGAAGTCGTTAAAGAAAACGGCAAAGAAGTGTCCAGAGAGCTTGTAAAAGAAGAAACGGCTGAACAAAGCAAGGATAAAGTGATTGCTGTCGGCACGAAGCAAAGCAGTCCAAAAGTTGAAAAGGTCAGTGCTTCTGGTGATTCAAAAACAGTTGTGTCCCGCAGCGATGAATCAACTGGCAAAGTCATGACTGTTTCATCTACGGCTTATACGGCAAGCTGCAGCGGTTGTTCAGGTCATACAGCTACAGGCGTTAATTTAAAAAATAATCCGAATGCGAAAGTCATCGCTGTAGATCCCAATGTCATTCCGCTAGGCTCCAAAGTCCACGTTGAAGGCTATGGATATGCGATTGCTGCAGATACTGGTTCAGCGATTAAAGGGAACAAAATAGACGTCTTTTTCCCAGAAAAATCATCAGCGTACCGATGGGGAAATAAAACAGTCAAAATTAAAGTTTTAAATTAA
- the rsmA gene encoding 16S rRNA (adenine(1518)-N(6)/adenine(1519)-N(6))-dimethyltransferase RsmA, producing MNKDIATPIRTKEILKKYGFSFKKSLGQNFLIDTNILDRIVDHAEVTEKTGVIEIGPGIGALTEQLAKRAKKVAAFEIDQRLLPILKDTLSPYDNVTIIHQDVLKADVKSVIEEQFQGCDEIMVVANLPYYVTTPIIMKLLEEHLPLKGIVVMLQKEVAERMAADPSSKEYGSLSIAVQFYTEAKTVMTVPKTVFVPQPNVDSAVIRLILRDGPAVDVENEAFFFQLIKASFAQRRKTLLNNLVNNLPEGKAQKPAIEQVLEETNIDGKRRGESLSIEEFAALSNGLYKALF from the coding sequence ATGAATAAAGATATTGCGACACCGATAAGAACCAAAGAGATACTGAAAAAATACGGTTTTTCTTTTAAAAAGAGCTTAGGACAGAATTTCTTAATTGATACGAACATTTTAGACAGAATTGTCGATCACGCGGAAGTGACGGAGAAAACAGGGGTCATTGAAATCGGCCCGGGAATCGGGGCTTTGACCGAGCAGCTTGCCAAGCGGGCAAAAAAGGTCGCGGCATTTGAAATTGACCAGCGATTATTGCCTATTTTAAAGGATACGCTGTCTCCTTACGACAATGTCACCATCATTCATCAGGACGTATTAAAGGCTGATGTCAAATCAGTTATTGAAGAACAATTTCAAGGCTGTGATGAGATCATGGTTGTAGCCAATCTTCCTTATTATGTGACAACGCCGATTATCATGAAATTGCTTGAAGAACATCTTCCGCTGAAAGGCATTGTGGTCATGCTGCAAAAAGAAGTGGCAGAGCGCATGGCGGCAGACCCTTCATCTAAGGAATACGGCTCGCTTTCAATCGCAGTGCAATTTTATACTGAAGCCAAAACGGTGATGACCGTTCCGAAAACTGTGTTTGTTCCTCAGCCTAATGTTGATTCCGCAGTCATTCGGCTGATTCTCCGCGACGGCCCGGCAGTGGACGTGGAAAACGAGGCATTTTTCTTTCAGTTAATCAAGGCAAGCTTTGCTCAGCGCCGGAAAACGCTGCTCAATAACTTAGTCAATAACCTGCCTGAAGGAAAAGCGCAAAAGCCAGCGATTGAACAAGTGCTGGAAGAGACAAATATTGACGGTAAGCGCCGTGGAGAATCCCTGTCTATTGAGGAGTTTGCAGCGCTATCTAATGGATTGTATAAAGCCCTTTTCTAA
- a CDS encoding TatD family hydrolase encodes MLFDTHAHLNAEQYDTDLEEVIERAKAEQVERIVVVGFDRPTITRAMEMIEEYDFIYAAIGWHPVDAIDMTEEDLAWIKELSAHEKVVAIGEMGLDYHWDKSPKDVQKEVFRKQITLAKEVNLPIIIHNRDATEDVVSILKEEGAETVGGIMHCFTGSAEVARECMKMNFYLSFGGPVTFKNAKKPKEVVKEIPNDRLLIETDCPFLTPHPFRGKRNEPSYVKYVAEQIAELKGMTYEEVASITTENAKRLFRIN; translated from the coding sequence ATGTTGTTTGACACACATGCACATTTAAATGCAGAACAATATGATACTGATCTGGAAGAGGTGATTGAACGGGCAAAAGCTGAACAAGTAGAACGAATTGTCGTAGTTGGTTTTGATCGTCCGACCATTACCCGTGCAATGGAAATGATTGAGGAATATGATTTTATTTATGCAGCCATCGGCTGGCACCCTGTTGATGCAATCGACATGACTGAGGAAGATTTAGCATGGATTAAAGAGCTCTCTGCTCATGAAAAAGTGGTGGCGATCGGTGAAATGGGACTGGATTATCATTGGGATAAATCTCCTAAAGACGTTCAAAAAGAGGTATTCAGAAAACAAATCACCTTAGCAAAAGAGGTCAATTTACCTATTATCATTCATAACCGTGATGCAACGGAGGATGTCGTGTCCATTTTGAAAGAGGAAGGCGCAGAAACTGTTGGCGGAATCATGCACTGCTTTACAGGAAGTGCGGAAGTGGCGAGAGAATGCATGAAAATGAATTTTTATTTATCATTCGGGGGACCGGTGACATTCAAAAATGCGAAGAAGCCGAAGGAAGTTGTGAAGGAAATTCCGAATGACCGTTTGTTGATTGAAACGGACTGCCCGTTTCTTACACCTCATCCTTTCCGCGGGAAAAGAAATGAGCCAAGCTATGTAAAATATGTGGCTGAGCAAATTGCTGAATTAAAAGGAATGACTTATGAAGAGGTTGCTTCAATCACGACTGAAAATGCAAAAAGACTTTTCCGTATAAACTGA
- the rnmV gene encoding ribonuclease M5 encodes MKIKEIIVVEGRDDTARIKLAVDADTIETNGSAIDAHVIDQIRLAQKTRGVIILTDPDFPGEKIRKTISEAVSGCKHAFLPKHLAKPKNKRGIGVEHASIESIRACLENVHEEMEAQPSDISAEDLIHAGLIGGSAAKRRRERLGDLLKIGYTNGKQLQKRLQMFQIKKSDFMSALDTVMREEQNE; translated from the coding sequence ATGAAAATTAAAGAGATTATTGTGGTCGAGGGACGTGACGATACGGCCCGCATCAAATTGGCTGTTGATGCAGACACAATTGAAACAAATGGTTCAGCCATCGATGCTCATGTGATTGACCAAATCAGGTTGGCCCAGAAGACCAGAGGCGTCATTATTTTAACGGACCCGGACTTTCCGGGAGAGAAGATTCGCAAAACCATTTCAGAGGCTGTATCCGGCTGCAAGCATGCATTTTTGCCAAAGCATCTTGCCAAACCTAAAAACAAGCGGGGAATCGGTGTGGAGCACGCATCGATTGAAAGCATTAGGGCATGTTTAGAAAACGTGCATGAAGAAATGGAAGCCCAGCCGAGTGACATCTCAGCTGAGGATCTGATCCATGCAGGGCTGATTGGCGGATCTGCGGCCAAACGCCGCCGCGAACGTCTGGGCGATCTGTTGAAAATCGGCTATACAAATGGCAAACAGCTTCAAAAACGGCTGCAAATGTTTCAAATTAAAAAAAGTGATTTTATGAGTGCGCTCGATACCGTTATGCGGGAGGAACAGAATGAATAA
- the rsmI gene encoding 16S rRNA (cytidine(1402)-2'-O)-methyltransferase, translating into MLRRQMSFNGKSDMGILYLVPTPIGNLEDMTFRAIDTLKSVDAIAAEDTRQTKKLCHVYEIETPLVSYHEHNKESSGHKIIEWLKTGKNIALVSDAGLPTISDPGAEIVKDFTEIGGYVVPLPGANAALTALIASGIVPQPFFFYGFLNRQKKEKKKELESLKKRQETIIFYEAPHRLKETLSAMAEVLGDREIAVTRELTKKYEEFIRGTISEVIEWANEDQIRGEFCLVIEGNKNEESDEEAQWWEPLTPKAHVEHYIAKGATSKEAIKKAAVDRNVPKREVYDAYHIQQ; encoded by the coding sequence ATGTTAAGACGCCAAATGAGCTTTAATGGAAAGTCAGACATGGGAATTCTATATTTGGTCCCAACACCAATCGGAAATTTAGAGGATATGACATTCCGGGCGATAGACACCCTGAAATCAGTGGATGCAATTGCTGCGGAAGATACGAGACAAACGAAAAAGCTTTGTCATGTATACGAAATTGAAACACCGCTCGTTAGTTATCACGAACATAATAAAGAAAGCAGCGGACACAAAATCATTGAATGGCTCAAAACCGGAAAAAACATTGCCCTTGTCAGTGATGCTGGGCTGCCGACCATCTCTGATCCGGGAGCGGAAATCGTGAAGGATTTTACGGAGATAGGCGGTTATGTTGTGCCGCTGCCGGGAGCAAATGCTGCATTAACGGCTCTAATCGCTTCTGGTATTGTCCCGCAGCCTTTCTTCTTTTACGGTTTTCTGAACAGGCAGAAAAAAGAAAAGAAGAAGGAGCTGGAAAGTCTGAAAAAACGGCAGGAAACGATCATCTTTTATGAAGCGCCTCACAGACTTAAGGAAACCTTGTCAGCGATGGCAGAGGTATTAGGAGATCGAGAAATTGCTGTGACGCGTGAGCTTACCAAGAAATATGAAGAGTTCATCAGAGGCACGATATCTGAGGTTATCGAATGGGCAAACGAGGATCAGATACGCGGTGAGTTTTGCCTCGTCATAGAAGGCAATAAAAATGAAGAATCAGATGAGGAAGCACAATGGTGGGAGCCCCTCACGCCTAAAGCACATGTCGAGCATTACATCGCGAAAGGCGCTACATCTAAAGAGGCTATAAAAAAAGCAGCAGTTGATCGCAATGTTCCAAAGCGTGAAGTGTACGATGCTTATCATATTCAGCAATAA
- the veg gene encoding biofilm formation stimulator Veg has translation MAKTLSDIKRSLDGNLGKRLTLKANGGRRKTIERSGILAETYPSVFVIQLDQDENSFERVSYSYADILTETVELTFNDDAASSVAF, from the coding sequence ATGGCGAAGACGTTGTCCGATATTAAAAGATCGCTTGATGGGAATTTAGGTAAAAGGCTGACGTTAAAAGCAAACGGTGGCCGCCGAAAAACAATTGAGCGTTCGGGCATTTTAGCTGAGACGTACCCTTCTGTTTTTGTGATACAACTAGATCAAGACGAGAATTCGTTTGAAAGAGTTTCATACAGTTATGCTGATATTTTGACTGAGACTGTTGAGTTGACATTTAATGATGACGCCGCAAGCTCAGTGGCATTTTAA
- the metG gene encoding methionine--tRNA ligase produces MPQENNTFYITTPIYYPSGKLHIGHAYTTVAGDAMARYKRLKGFDVRYLTGTDEHGQKIQQKAEQENITPQEYVDRAAADIQKLWKQLEISNDDFIRTTEKRHKVVIEKVFQKLLDNGDIYLDQYEGWYSIPDETFYTETQLVDIERNEKGEVIGGKSPDSGHPVELIKEESYFFRMGKYADRLLKFYEENPTFIQPESRKNEMINNFIKPGLEDLAVSRTTFDWGVKVPENPKHVVYVWIDALFNYLTALGYDTENDELYQKYWPADVHLVGKEIVRFHTIYWPIMLMALDLPLPKQVFAHGWLLMKDGKMSKSKGNVVDPVTLIERYGLDELRYYLLREVPFGSDGVFTPEGFVERINYDLANDLGNLLNRTVAMINKYFDGQIGSYKGAVTEFDQTLASVAEETVKNYEKAMENMEFSVALSTLWQLISRTNKYIDETAPWVLAKDPDKEEELHSVMYHLAESLRISAILLQPFLTKTPEKMFEQLGITDETLKSWDSITAFGQLKDAKVQKGEPLFPRLEAEEEIAYIKGKMQGSAPAKEETKEEEPQEVDRLPEITIDQFMDVELRVAEVIEAEPVKKADRLLKLQLDLGFEKRQVVSGIAKYYTPEELIGKKLVCVTNLKPVKLRGELSQGMILAGEADGALKVVSIDQSLPTGTRIK; encoded by the coding sequence ATGCCGCAAGAAAACAATACTTTTTACATTACAACACCGATTTATTATCCGAGCGGAAAATTACATATCGGCCATGCGTATACGACAGTCGCGGGAGATGCAATGGCGCGTTACAAAAGATTAAAAGGGTTTGATGTTCGTTATTTAACGGGAACGGACGAGCATGGACAAAAGATCCAACAAAAAGCTGAGCAGGAAAACATTACACCTCAGGAGTATGTGGATCGCGCAGCGGCAGATATTCAAAAACTTTGGAAACAACTTGAAATCTCAAACGATGATTTTATCCGTACGACAGAAAAACGGCATAAAGTTGTCATTGAAAAGGTCTTTCAAAAACTTCTTGATAATGGGGACATCTATCTTGATCAATATGAAGGCTGGTACAGTATTCCTGATGAAACATTCTACACGGAAACTCAGCTCGTTGATATCGAACGGAATGAAAAGGGAGAGGTCATTGGCGGAAAAAGTCCTGACAGCGGTCATCCGGTGGAATTAATCAAAGAGGAATCTTATTTCTTCCGTATGGGGAAATATGCCGATCGCCTTCTGAAGTTCTATGAAGAAAATCCAACATTCATCCAGCCGGAATCACGTAAAAATGAAATGATTAACAACTTCATCAAGCCTGGACTTGAGGATTTAGCTGTATCACGTACCACGTTTGATTGGGGCGTGAAGGTGCCGGAAAATCCAAAACATGTTGTATATGTATGGATCGACGCACTATTTAACTATTTAACAGCACTCGGTTATGATACAGAAAATGATGAGCTTTATCAAAAATATTGGCCTGCAGATGTTCATTTAGTCGGTAAGGAGATTGTGCGATTCCACACCATTTATTGGCCAATTATGTTAATGGCACTCGATTTGCCGTTGCCGAAGCAAGTATTTGCGCATGGCTGGCTTTTGATGAAGGACGGAAAAATGTCGAAATCAAAAGGGAACGTTGTAGATCCGGTTACATTAATTGAACGGTACGGTTTAGATGAACTACGTTATTACCTGCTTCGCGAAGTGCCATTCGGATCTGACGGCGTATTCACGCCGGAAGGATTTGTTGAGCGGATTAACTATGATCTAGCAAATGATTTAGGAAACCTATTGAATCGTACTGTTGCGATGATCAATAAGTATTTCGACGGACAAATCGGTTCTTACAAAGGTGCTGTAACAGAATTTGACCAAACGCTCGCTTCAGTCGCTGAAGAAACAGTAAAGAATTACGAGAAGGCAATGGAAAACATGGAGTTCTCAGTAGCTCTTTCAACGTTATGGCAGCTGATCAGCCGTACAAATAAATATATTGATGAGACAGCTCCATGGGTGCTTGCGAAGGATCCGGATAAAGAAGAAGAACTTCATTCAGTCATGTATCACTTGGCAGAATCATTGCGTATTTCAGCAATACTGCTTCAGCCGTTCCTCACAAAAACACCGGAGAAAATGTTTGAGCAGCTGGGCATTACGGATGAAACGTTGAAATCATGGGACAGCATTACAGCTTTCGGCCAACTGAAAGATGCAAAAGTGCAAAAAGGTGAGCCGTTATTCCCACGTTTAGAGGCAGAAGAAGAAATTGCTTACATCAAAGGCAAGATGCAAGGCTCGGCGCCAGCTAAAGAAGAAACAAAAGAAGAAGAGCCGCAAGAGGTTGATCGCTTACCGGAAATTACGATTGATCAATTCATGGATGTAGAGCTTCGTGTGGCAGAGGTCATCGAGGCTGAGCCTGTGAAAAAAGCAGACCGTTTATTGAAGCTGCAGCTGGATCTAGGTTTTGAAAAACGCCAAGTTGTTTCAGGTATCGCGAAGTATTATACACCTGAAGAGCTTATTGGCAAAAAACTCGTATGTGTAACAAATCTAAAGCCGGTTAAGCTGAGAGGCGAGCTTTCTCAAGGCATGATCCTTGCAGGGGAAGCAGACGGCGCATTAAAAGTCGTATCTATCGATCAGTCATTACCGACAGGCACAAGAATTAAATAA